The genome window GACACAGTCAGAGCTCTGACGTCCAACCTGGTGGTAATCCGCGGGGCGGGTGATTTAGCCAGCGCCGTTGCTTATCGATTGTTCCGAAGCGGGTTTACCATTGTCATGCTTGAGGTTCCACAACCCACCGTCATCCGACGGCGGGTAGCCTTTGCCGAGGCCGTATATGAAGGCACGGCGGAGGTTGAAGGGGTGCAAGCCCAGCTGGCCGCATCAGCCGCTCAAGCCTGGGAGATAGCTAACCAAGGCAGAATTGCCGTTTTGGTGGATCCCCAAGCCCGCTGTCTCAGTAGCTCCGGCTCCCATCCAACCCTTTCTCCAGCAGTAGTGGTGGATGCCATCCTAGCCAAGAAAAACCTGGGCACCCATAAAGGCATGGCACCTTTAGTAATTGCCCTAGGCCCGGGTTTCGTAGCCGGAAAAGATGTGCACGCAGTGGTAGAGACTAGCCGCGGCCATTTTCTGGGCCGGGCTCTTTGGCAGGGTTCACCAGCGCCCAATACCGGCATTCCCGGTGAAGTCCACGGCTATGCTGCCGAACGAGTAATTCGAGCTCCGGCGGCTGGAACCTTTGAAGGAATCAAGGCCATTGGCGACCAGATCCAACGAGGTGAAGTAGTAGCCAATGTAATGGCCTCAGGTTTAAGGTACCCAGTGGTAGCTTTGATTTCCGGGGTATTGCGGGGTCTGCTTCGCAGCGGTTTGACCGTATACCAGGGCATGAAGGTGGGGGATGTGGACCCCCGGGGAGTCCGCCAGCACTGCTTCACCATCTCTGATAAAGGGTTAGCCATCGCCGGCGGAGTCCT of Clostridia bacterium contains these proteins:
- a CDS encoding EF2563 family selenium-dependent molybdenum hydroxylase system protein, yielding MASVTDTVRALTSNLVVIRGAGDLASAVAYRLFRSGFTIVMLEVPQPTVIRRRVAFAEAVYEGTAEVEGVQAQLAASAAQAWEIANQGRIAVLVDPQARCLSSSGSHPTLSPAVVVDAILAKKNLGTHKGMAPLVIALGPGFVAGKDVHAVVETSRGHFLGRALWQGSPAPNTGIPGEVHGYAAERVIRAPAAGTFEGIKAIGDQIQRGEVVANVMASGLRYPVVALISGVLRGLLRSGLTVYQGMKVGDVDPRGVRQHCFTISDKGLAIAGGVLEAILAWRHRQPAV